One genomic segment of Tursiops truncatus isolate mTurTru1 chromosome 11, mTurTru1.mat.Y, whole genome shotgun sequence includes these proteins:
- the PVALB gene encoding parvalbumin alpha, translated as MSMTDFLNAEDIMKAVGAFTAVDSFDHKKFFQMVGLKKKSPDEVKKIFHILDKDESGFIEEEELGSILKAFSPDARDLSAKEVKILLAAGDKDGDDKIGVDGE; from the exons ATGTCGATGACAGACTTTCTCAACGCTGAGGACATCATGAAGGCAGTGGGTGCCTTTACCG CTGTCGACTCCTTCGACCACAAAAAATTCTTCCAAATGGTCGGACTGAAGAAAAAGAGCCCAGATGAGGTGAAGAAGATATTCCACATCCTGGATAAAGACGAGAGCGGCTTCATCGAGGAGGAGGAACTGGG aTCCATTCTGAAAGCCTTCTCCCCAGATGCCAGAGACCTATCTGCTAAGGAAGTCAAAATACTGCTGGCTGCTGGAGACAAGGATGGGGATGACAAGATTGGGGTCGATGGTGAGTAG